From the Malus domestica chromosome 17, GDT2T_hap1 genome, one window contains:
- the LOC103420638 gene encoding uncharacterized protein translates to MIFLFIHGYWDFSLMDPFEPLNPRVLGLNLPKQFQSFLLRGLFAFQLKSCKIDPSLHTEFSSTFNSLMPVVSDMRALRAISTHKHLLKPTLSIPSLASFQSLQNPNFSRHIHSTSRLHHAEEPGSAADSLQTHNSSSSKGETRRGWSVFRPVSHTLATQRVPNTSGDGQELRGENESETQLGLSSLGNGFDEIEKDRVQRSGKSETQLGLSNFGYGFDEIERDEAHRSAKSEARMGLSNLRSEVGGFERDEAVRSVKKVNAGSKLFGGIVRSKKKGKVKTSWVCSNCGESFGQWWGECRSCNEMGTLKQFSETSDDGKVSGFEVSEKVVRSWMPLEASEVGPTRLTDVNRGINWTERRIPLPGLFGCEVARVLGGGVVQGSLILIGGDPGVGKSTLVLQMASLIAEGQGLGKAASVVYVSGEESVEQIGSRADRMKIETEDLFLYSSTDIEDILEKIQPLNPRALIIDSIQTVYLKGVAGSAGAIQQVKECTSALLRFAKKTNVPVLLIGHVTKSGDIAGPRVLEHIVDVVLYMEGEENLSHRLLRSVKNRYGSTDELGVFEMTQSGLQALSNPSEMFLSEKYSDSPCLAGLAVAVIMDGSRTFLIEIQALCVSESTVLRQVNGVSASRADMIKSVLTKQAGLKLQENAIFLNVVSGVTLKETAGDLAIAVAICSSFLEFPIPNSIAFIGEIGLAGELRPVTRMDKRIHTVAKLGYKMCIVPKSSETYQGTPGLEDIEIIGCKDLKEVISNVFK, encoded by the exons ATGATTTTTCTCTTTATTCATGGTTATTGGGATTTTAGCCTTATGGACCCTTTTGAACCATTAAACCCAAGGGTTTTGGGGTTAAACCTGCCCAAACAATTCCAGTCTTTTCTACTTCGCGGGTTGTTTGCATTTCAACTCAAAAGCTGCAAAATCGACCCTTCACTGCACACAGAGTTCTCTTCTACCTTCAACTCTTTGATGCCAGTAGTATCAGACATGAGAGCTCTCCGAGCAATCTCCACCCACAAACACCTCCTCAAACCCACCCTCTCCATACCTTCCCTCGCCTCCTTCCAATCCctccaaaaccctaactttTCCCGCCATATCCACTCCACAAGCCGTCTCCACCATGCCGAAGAGCCGGGCTCCGCCGCCGATTCCCTGCAAACGCACAACAGTTCGAGCTCCAAGGGAGAAACCCGTCGCGGTTGGTCTGTCTTTCGTCCTGTCTCGCACACATTGGCGACTCAAAGGGTCCCGAATACCAGCGGCGATGGACAAGAACTAAGAGGCGAAAATGAAAGCGAAACCCAATTGGGTTTATCGAGTTTGGGAAATGGGTTCGACGAGATTGAGAAAGATAGGGTTCAGAGGAGTGGTAAAAGTGAAACCCAATTGGGTTTATCAAATTTTGGATATGGGTTCGATGAGATTGAGAGAGATGAAGCTCATAGGAGTGCTAAAAGTGAAGCCCGTATGGGTTTATCGAATTTACGAAGTGAGGTTGGCGGGTTTGAGAGAGATGAGGCTGTTAGGAGTGTTAAGAAAGTAAATGCAGGGTCTAAGCTTTTTGGGGGAATAGTAAGGAgtaagaagaaggggaaggttAAAACTAGCTGGGTTTGCTCGAATTGTGGGGAGTCATTTGGGCAGTGGTGGGGTGAATGCCGGTCTTGTAATGAAATGGGCACATTGAAGCAGTTTTCGGAGACAAGCGATGATGGTAAGGTTAGTGGGTTTGAGGTTTCAGAGAAGGTGGTGCGGTCGTGGATGCCGCTGGAGGCAAGCGAGGTTGGGCCAACGCGGTTGACAGATGTGAACCGGGGGATTAATTGGACAGAAAGGCGGATTCCTTT GCCTGGACTCTTTGGATGTGAAGTTGCAAGGGTGCTTGGTGGTGGTGTTGTGCAAG GTTCATTAATTTTGATTGGCGGTGATCCAGGAGTCGGCAAGAGTACACTCGTGTTGCAG ATGGCTTCACTAATAGCTGAAGGGCAAGGGCTTGGTAAAGCGGCCTCTGTTGTGTATGTCTCAGGTGAAGAG AGTGTTGAGCAAATTGGAAGCAGAGCTGACCGTATGAAGATTGAAACAGAGGATCTTTTCTTGTACTCAAGTACCGATATTGAG GATATATTAGAAAAAATTCAACCTCTCAACCCTCGGGCTTTAATCATTGATTCGATTCAAACAGTTTATTTAAAAGGAGTTGCTGGAAGTGCTGGAGCGATCCAACAG GTGAAGGAATGCACATCAGCCTTGCTGCGTTTTGCAAAGAAGACTAACGTCCCTGTTCTCTTG ATTGGGCACGTAACAAAATCTGGAGATATTGCTGGACCTCGTGTCTTGGAGCATATTGTTGATGTTGTACTATATATGGAA GGGGAGGAGAACTTATCCCATCGTTTACTTCGATCTGTGAAGAATCGCTATGGATCCACTGATGAG CTTGGAGTATTTGAAATGACACAATCAGGACTGCAAGCTCTTTCAAACCCCAGTGAGATGTTTCTATCTGAGAAATACTCAGATTCACCTTGTTTAGCTGGTTTAGCTGTTGCTGTAATAATGGATGGATCTCGAACGTTTCTCATTGAGATTCAG GCATTGTGTGTATCTGAGTCAACAGTTTTACGGCAAGTTAATGGGGTTTCAGCAAGTAGAGCTGACATGATTAAATCT GTACTAACGAAGCAAGCTGGTCTAAAGCTCCAGGAGAAT GCCATCTTCTTAAATGTTGTCAGTGGGGTGACGCTGAAAGAAACTGCTGGAGATCTTGCAATAGCAGTAGCAATTTGCAGCAG TTTCTTGGAGTTCCCTATTCCCAATAGTATTGCATTCATTGGTGAAATTGGACTTGCTGGCGAGCTTCGGCCG GTCACTCGAATGGATAAAAGGATACACACAGTGGCGAAACTGGGCTACAAGATGTGTATCGTTCCAAAATCATCCGAGACATATCAAGGAACTCCAGGTTTAGAGGACATTGAAATTATTGGCTGCAAGGATCTGAAGGAGGTCATCAGCAATGTGTTCAAATGA